The Priestia koreensis genomic interval GCCAAGCTCACGAGCTCGTGCTACGATGTCGTCTTTTGAATAAACAGTCATTATTATTTCACCTCTGCAGCCTCTTCTACCATTTCTCCGTTTAATGACCATGTTTTCGCTACTGTAATTTTCACTTTCACGAGCTGGCCAATTGCGGACTTCGGACCTCTGAAGTTAACAAGTTTGCTCTTAGCTGTATATCCCGCAAGGACGTCAGGATTGTTTTTACTTTCGCCCTCTACTAATACTTCGACAACCTGCCCTACATATTCCTGCATTTTTTGCGCAGAAAATTCGTTTACTACTGCATTTAAGCGCTGTAAGCGAGCTTTCTTCACTTCCATCGGTACGTTATCTTGCATTTTTGCCGCTGGTGTTCCCTCACGCGGAGAATAAATGAACGTATAGGCACTGTCGAAACCAACTTCTTTGTAAAGAGAAATCGTTTCTTCAAACTGTTCTTCCGTTTCATTTGGGAATCCAACGATAATATCTGTCGTGAGTGACGCTGTTGGAATGGCTTCTTTAATTTTACGAACAAGCTCTAGATATTGCTCACGCGTATATTTACGAGCCATAATCTTTAAGACGTCACTGCTACCTGATTGTACAGGAAGATGGATGTGGTCGACAAGGTTTCCGCCTTTGGCAAGTACTTCAATTAAGTGATCATCAAAGTCACGAGGATGGCTCGTTGTGAAGCGAATGCGCGCCACGTCTACTTTGCGGATTTCATCCATTAAATCGCCAAGTCCATATTTTATATCTTCAAAATCTTTTCCGTATGCGTTCACGTTTTGACCTAAAAGGGTAATTTCTTTGTAGCCTTGTGCTGCTAAATGACGAACTTCTTGAATGATGTCCTCAGGGCGACGGCTGCGTTCTTTTCCGCGCGTATAAGGGACGATACAATATGTACAGAACTTGTCACAACCGTACATGATGTTTACCCATGCCTTAATTTCACCTTTACGAACTTTTGGAAGGTTTTCAATAACGTCCCCTTCTTTTGACCATACTTCAATAACCATTTCTTTTGATAAGTATGCTTCGTTCAAGATATTTGGCAAGCGGTGGATGTTATGCGTACCGAAGATCATGTCTACGTGGTGATGTTTTTGAAGAATTTTGTTTACAACAGATTCTTCTTGAGACATACAGCCACACACACCGATTAAGACGTCAGGGTTGCGCTGTTTTAACGGCTTTAAGTGCCCTAATTCACCAAACACTTTGTTTTCCGCGTTTTCGCGAATCGCACACGTGTTTAATAGAATCACGTTAGCATCTTCTACTGTATTTGTAGGCTCATAGCCAAGCGCAAGGAAAATCCCTGCCATTACTTCTGTATCATGTTCGTTCATTTGACAGCCGTATGTACGAATGTAGAACTTACGACCTTGTCCCATTCCACGGAATTCTTCGGAAATAGCGAAATCTTTATGATAAGCGACTGTTTCTTTTCCACGTGCTTTCGCATCTTTTAAGGAAGGTGGCATATACACCGTTTGAAAATATTTGCTGTAGTCTTTTTCGGATTTTTTGTCCGCTGACTTTACCTGCGTGTTTTCTAAGCGTTGCTCTTCGTTCATACTATTCATTCTCCTTTCAGCTCGTTTTATGCTGTGCAACCTAACTCAGCATAAAAGAGTGCACCCCATTTAGTATAAAAGGAAAAAAGCAAGAATACAACAGGATCGCCTTATTTTGGATGTGGTTTTGTGTGAACGCTATTTAGTGAAAATGGGCATTGTAGAGGTCATAATTCACTAGTTCGGATTCCAGCTCCAGATTGCTTCGCTTTCCTCGGGGCGAGCGCTGAGCTTCCTGGTTGTTTCTCTCCTGTGGGATCTCACCTGACTTGCTCATCCCGTAGGAGTCTTCGCATCTTCCGCTTCCATACTCTTGTCGTTGAATTAGGAACTATTTGTTGTGCTTCTTCTCTAAATGGGTAATTTTAATGAGCTTTGTTCATTCCACTTGAAACACCTTTTACTAGTTCGGATTCCAGCTCCAGATTGCTTCGCTTTCCTCGGGGCGAGCGCTGAGCTTCCTCGTCGTTTCTCTCCTGCGGGATCTCACCTGACTCGCTCATCCCGTAGGAGTCTTCGCATCTTACGCCTCCTTCCTTTGTTCTTTGGACTAGGGACCATTTATTAGCCTTCTTTTCTGAATGAGTGATCCGAATAAGCTTTGTTCATTTCATTTTAAACAGCTTTTACTTGGTCGGATTTCCGCTCCAGATTGCTTCGCTTTCCTCGGGGCAAGCGCTGAGCTTTCTCGTCGTTTCTCTCCTGCGGGATCTCACCTGACTCGCTAGTCCCGTAGGAGTCTTCGCATCTTCCGCTTCCATCCTTTGTTCTTTGGACTAGGGACCATTTATTAGCCTTCTTTTCTGAATAAGTGTTATGAATTACCTTCGTTCACATGAAACTGCTTTTATTGATTCCTCCTTATACTAAGAAAAAGTTCATGGATTTCTTTTATAAGCGGGGTACGCACAAACTCCCATTCTCTTAAATAAAAAACTCCTTTCCTCATACGTTTGAAGGAAAGGAGTTTGCATTTACATAAATTCGGATACTAATTTAGTGAACTGTTCTTCTTCTAGCGTTAGGTCTGCGTTTGTGAGCGAGTCTTGACGATAGCCGTGAACGAGTTCTTGGTAAGATGGCTGCTGTTTGTTTTGATAAATAAGCCCCGTTACAAGACCGTTGTGGGACATTAGCGTTTGCATCGCCTGAGAACGATCGCCCGCGTCGTATCCTTCGATTGTGGATAGGCTTGTTAGGTTCTCTTTGAACCAGTCATATGTGTTCACTTTATTGTATGTTACGCACGGACTGAATACGTTGATTAGAGAGAATCCTTTATGATTAAGTCCTTGTTCAATGAGTGACGTTAATTCTTTTAAATCGGTTGAAAAGCTTTGAGCGACGAACGTTGCCCCTGCTGTTAGAGCTAGCTCCATCACTGAAAGCGCTGATTCAATCGATCCTTCAGGCGTACTTTTTGTTTTAAAGCCAACATCGCTTCGAGGTGACGTTTGCCCTTTTGTTAATCCGTAGATTTGGTTGTCCATGACAATATACGTGATGTCGATGTTACGACGAATGGCATGAACCGTGTGACCCATTCCAATGGCAAATCCGTCTCCGTCACCACCAGATGCGATGACTGTTAAATCACGATTCGCCATTTTAACGCCTTGAGCGATCGGAAGAGAACGCCCATGGATGCCGTGGAACCCGTAGGAATTGATATAGCCAGAAATACGTCCAGAACAGCCGATTCCAGAAATAACGGCTAAATTTTCTGGTTCAAGGCCCACATTTGCTGCCGCACGCTGAATAGCTGCCTGAACTGAAAAGTCCCCACAACCTGGACACCAGTTTGGTTTTACATTGTTACGAAAGTCTTTAAACGTTGCCATTTATAACAGCTCCTTGCTTTTGGAATGCACTTCATGTGGTAAAAACGGATTCCCATCATACTTCAGAAGATTTTTCACTTTCTTTGCATGCCCAACATTCATTTTTAAAATATTTGCAAGTTGACCCGTGGCATTGTGCTCCACCACAACCACTTTTTTGGCATTCTCCACAAGTGGTAGAAGCTCATCAGCTGGGAACGGGTGAAGCAAGCGGATGTGCGCATGGTTGGCTTTTACACCCTCTTTTTCAAATCGTTCCATTGCTTCCTCAATGACACCGCGCGTTGAGTTAAATCCAACAAATAATACATCCGACTCGTCATGAGGAGCATTTGTATGTATTGGATTTTGGAAGTTAATCTTGTTTAACTTTCTCATACGTTTATCCATTTGGATTTTACGGTTTGACGCCACTTCAGACGGTTTTCCCGTTTCATCATGCTCGACTCCTGTTACGTGGTGAATTCCATTCGCCATCCCTGGTACAACACGAGGAGAAACACCATCCTCTGTTGCTTCATAGCGCTTAAAATACGCTTTGCTATCAAGCTCAGGAAGCTCTTGTCCAAGCGCAAGTTTTCCGCGACGGATTTCTACTTTTTGATAATCAAGCGGATCAACCGTTTGTTTCCCAAGAGATAACTGAAGATCAGTTAATAAGATAACCGGACACTGATACTCTTCCGCTAAGTTAAAGGCCTCAACCGTATCGTGGAACGCTTCTTCCACTGTACTTGGCGCCATCACAATTTTCGGAATTTCACCGTGCGTTCCGTAAATCATCGCCATTAAATCGGACTGCTCTTGCTTAGTTGGTAGCCCCGTACTTGGACCTCCGCGCTGTGTATCTACGATTACAACAGGTGTTTCCGTAATACCTGCTAAACCGATTGATTCCATCATTAGTGATAAACCTGGTCCAGCTGAGGCTGTTAGTGAACGTACACCTGCATAGTTGGCACCGATTGCCATCGTACAAGCAGCAATTTCATCTTCGGTTTGAATAACGGTTCCACCAAAGTCCGGTAGCTTTTTAATTAAATATTCCATAATTTCAGAAGCTGGGGTAATCGGATATGCCGGCATGAAGCGTGCACCGCCTGCTAATGCACCAAGAGCGATTGCATCGTTTCCAATCATAAACATTCTTTTTTTACCGTCTGCTTTCTCGAGGCTCATGGATTCAATTGTCCCACCGAGCTGTTCTTGCATATAATCAAAGCCACGTTTCATAGCTTCCATATTCTTATCAACTACTTGCTGCCCTTTGCGTCCAAATATCTCCTGTACTACGCTTTGAAAAGCGTCTAGGCTGACGTTAATAATCGCACTAGATGCTCCTACTGCCACCATGTTTTTCATAAGCGACGTACCAAGCTCAGTCGCAATCTCAGTAAATGGGACCGCATACATTTTTGCGACAGATCCTTCTGGCATAGTCGGTTTGAACTTCGCATCTGCAATGACAATTCCTTGATCATGAAGTTCTGACACATTCACATCAATTGTCTCTTGATCAAATGCTACTAAAATATCAAGATCATCCGATACTGCACGTACTTCTGTTGTACTTACACGAATTTTATTGTTAGTGTGTCCGCCTTTAATACGTGATGAGAAATGGCGATAACCATAGAGGTAATACCCAAGTCGGTTTAGGGCCGTAGCAAAAATCTCCCCCGTACTTTCAATACCTTCACCTTGTTGGCCTCCAACTTTCCATGAAAGTTGTTTTGTCATGTCTTACACCCCTTCAAATAGATAAATAGCGAATCTCACGATTATCAACAACCGTTTCGGTTATAAG includes:
- the miaB gene encoding tRNA (N6-isopentenyl adenosine(37)-C2)-methylthiotransferase MiaB, coding for MNEEQRLENTQVKSADKKSEKDYSKYFQTVYMPPSLKDAKARGKETVAYHKDFAISEEFRGMGQGRKFYIRTYGCQMNEHDTEVMAGIFLALGYEPTNTVEDANVILLNTCAIRENAENKVFGELGHLKPLKQRNPDVLIGVCGCMSQEESVVNKILQKHHHVDMIFGTHNIHRLPNILNEAYLSKEMVIEVWSKEGDVIENLPKVRKGEIKAWVNIMYGCDKFCTYCIVPYTRGKERSRRPEDIIQEVRHLAAQGYKEITLLGQNVNAYGKDFEDIKYGLGDLMDEIRKVDVARIRFTTSHPRDFDDHLIEVLAKGGNLVDHIHLPVQSGSSDVLKIMARKYTREQYLELVRKIKEAIPTASLTTDIIVGFPNETEEQFEETISLYKEVGFDSAYTFIYSPREGTPAAKMQDNVPMEVKKARLQRLNAVVNEFSAQKMQEYVGQVVEVLVEGESKNNPDVLAGYTAKSKLVNFRGPKSAIGQLVKVKITVAKTWSLNGEMVEEAAEVK
- a CDS encoding 2-oxoacid:acceptor oxidoreductase subunit alpha — protein: MTKQLSWKVGGQQGEGIESTGEIFATALNRLGYYLYGYRHFSSRIKGGHTNNKIRVSTTEVRAVSDDLDILVAFDQETIDVNVSELHDQGIVIADAKFKPTMPEGSVAKMYAVPFTEIATELGTSLMKNMVAVGASSAIINVSLDAFQSVVQEIFGRKGQQVVDKNMEAMKRGFDYMQEQLGGTIESMSLEKADGKKRMFMIGNDAIALGALAGGARFMPAYPITPASEIMEYLIKKLPDFGGTVIQTEDEIAACTMAIGANYAGVRSLTASAGPGLSLMMESIGLAGITETPVVIVDTQRGGPSTGLPTKQEQSDLMAMIYGTHGEIPKIVMAPSTVEEAFHDTVEAFNLAEEYQCPVILLTDLQLSLGKQTVDPLDYQKVEIRRGKLALGQELPELDSKAYFKRYEATEDGVSPRVVPGMANGIHHVTGVEHDETGKPSEVASNRKIQMDKRMRKLNKINFQNPIHTNAPHDESDVLFVGFNSTRGVIEEAMERFEKEGVKANHAHIRLLHPFPADELLPLVENAKKVVVVEHNATGQLANILKMNVGHAKKVKNLLKYDGNPFLPHEVHSKSKELL
- a CDS encoding 2-oxoacid:ferredoxin oxidoreductase subunit beta, with amino-acid sequence MATFKDFRNNVKPNWCPGCGDFSVQAAIQRAAANVGLEPENLAVISGIGCSGRISGYINSYGFHGIHGRSLPIAQGVKMANRDLTVIASGGDGDGFAIGMGHTVHAIRRNIDITYIVMDNQIYGLTKGQTSPRSDVGFKTKSTPEGSIESALSVMELALTAGATFVAQSFSTDLKELTSLIEQGLNHKGFSLINVFSPCVTYNKVNTYDWFKENLTSLSTIEGYDAGDRSQAMQTLMSHNGLVTGLIYQNKQQPSYQELVHGYRQDSLTNADLTLEEEQFTKLVSEFM